The following are from one region of the Trichoderma breve strain T069 chromosome 5, whole genome shotgun sequence genome:
- a CDS encoding major facilitator superfamily domain-containing protein, whose protein sequence is MGIASFFKARSLKANDKGRTKAAELTLRESIFPIALVTVLFFLWGFSYGLLDTLNKHFQNTLHIDQARSSGLQAAYFGAYPLASLGHAAWILRHYGYRAVFIWGLFLYAVGAAIAIPCIKAKSFGGFCASIFIIGNGLGSLETAANPFITVCGPPKYSEIRINISQAFNGIGTVIAPVLGSYVFFNFSDERALQNVQWVYLAIVVFVLLLATLFFLAKIPEITNADMAFQAQEAHGSSDDQPLWKQYRLFHAALAQFCYTGAQVAIASSFINYAVATRPGTSSSLGSKLFAGAQAAFAIGRFTGSGVMRFVKPRWIFLFFISMCIIFICPAITQKNDTGIAMLYVVLFFESVCFPTIVALGMRGLGRHTKRGSGFIVGGVVGGACVPPLTFVAAERHGSGISMVVPLSFLVVAWSYAFCVNFVPAYRDVVDAFSETDVGTQGHTHDEEIAEKMDHEKPVVTTVQ, encoded by the exons ATGGGCATcgcatccttcttcaaggccaggtcgctcaaggccaacgacAAGGGCCGAACAAAAGCTGCCGAGCTCACATTGAGGGAGTCCATCTTCCCAATCGCCCTCGTCACCGTCCTGTTTTTCCTCTGGGGATTCAGTTACGGCCTGCTCGACACGCTCAACAAGCATTTCCAGAACACGCTCCATATCGACCAGGCGCGTTCCTCTGGTCTACAGGCCGCTTACTTTGG CGCATATCCATTGGCCTCTCTCGGACACGCAGCCTGGATTCTCCGTCACTATGGATACAGAGCCGTCTTCATCTGGGGTCTTTTCTTGTACGCCGTAGGcgctgccatcgccatcccctgcatcaaggccaagtcGTTTGGAGGCTTCTGcgcttccatcttcatcatcggcaaTGGTCTTGGCTCTCTGGAGACTGCCGCCAATCCTTTCATCACAG TTTGCGGCCCACCGAAGTACTCTGAGATCCGAATCAACATCTCCCAGGCTTTCAACGGTATCGGCACAGTGATTGCCCCCGTTCTTGGTTCAtacgtcttcttcaactttAGCGACGAGCGCGCGCTTCAGAACGTGCAATGGGTTTACCTGGCCATTGTTGTCTTTGTCCTCCTTTTGGCGACTCTGTTCTTCCTCGCTAAGATCCCTGAGATTACGAATGCCG ACATGGCATTCCAGGCTCAAGAGGCCCACGGCAGCTCAGATGACCAGCCACTCTGGAAGCAGTACAGACTCTTCCACGCCGCGCTTGCCCAGTTCTGCTATACCGGTGCCCAGGTTGCAATCGCCAGTTCCTTCATCAACTATGCCGTGGCGACCAGACCAGGAACTTCCAGCAGTCTTGGCTCTAAGCTGTTTGCCGGTGCCCAGGCCGCTTTCGCCATTGGTCGATTCACGGGAAGTGGTGTCATGCGATTTGTAAAGCCAAGATggatcttcctcttcttcatcagcatgtgcatcatcttcatctgcccGGCCATTACTCAGAAGAACGACACCGGTATCGCTATGCTCTATGttgtcctcttcttcgagtCTGTCTGCTTCCCCACCATCGTTGCCCTGGGAATGCGCGGTCTCGGCAGACACACCAAGCGTGGCAGTggcttcatcgtcggcgGTGTTGTTGGCGGTGCCTGTGTACCCCCCTTGACCTTTGTGGCTGCAGAGCGTCACGGCAGCGGCATCAGCATGGTTGTCCCCCTATCTTTCCTCGTCGTGGCCTGGTCGTATGCCTTCTGCGTCAACTTTGTGCCCGCGTATCGGGATGTTGTCGATGCTTTTAGCGAGACTGACGTCGGCACCCAGGGCCACACGCACGATGAGGAGAttgcggagaagatggaccATGAGAAGCCTGTAGTCACTACTGTTCAGTAA
- a CDS encoding SDA1 domain-containing protein, producing the protein MVKRKVAALEKIDADFASLQYKIRRDPKSYKDDFLKQWEQYEAQREIFFMSPTTAVADSVESFHNMIDLIAHVADCYPEETRTFPDDLKAIVSQNHETLHHELRDKVVGSLVLLRRKEVIDSTSLLTTLFPILVSSRSKSMREMLFQKILSDMRNSNSKSTNHPLNRTIQAVLYNLVTADRSSPRAIWAIKLTRELWKRQVWTDAKPVDVMKEACLADNEKVVIGSVRFFLGGDKEREELEDESSDEEIDLAKVKHQITINKKSRKQKQAYKNAVDKVKRQEKKKSKPHPLNFSALHLLHDPQDFAEQLFTKHLQSTKNKLSLDTKLLVLQLITRLVGLHKLTIVPLYSWFIKYLTPKQQSVTSILASLAQGVHNLVPPDALEPLIQKIANEFVSEASASEVAAVGLNAIREICSRQSLAMTETLLQDLVQYRKSKDKGVMMAAKGLLSLYREVGADMLKKRDRGKDATMGISSGLMKQRKFGEEEVGGIEGLDLLAKWKEEQRKRKRAEKGLPEDGSDVSGDEKDKDEDGFNSDEWEVGSEDSSDEGEWINVEHSSDEDEPAPKKRKGEEEDEEEDNEEDSAAELERMTKLATTTILTPADLAKLQELRAAASVQKAMGSKFRSKRQQQNPDGPTHADDGLTAENIEAPIRLRKLTKEEKVALAKEGKPDREEHKSTQAIRKSKKDAAGKSTSNREKQRKKNFLMTLGKAKSKQKRSLVETRKVLKGHVERSTRGGRRRNGT; encoded by the exons ATGGTGAAAAGAAAGGTCGCGGCGCTCGAGAAGATTGATGCGGACTT CGCGAGTCTTCAGTACAAAATCCGTCGGGATCCAAA ATCCTACAAGGACGATTTCCTGAAACAATGGGAACAATATGAGGCCCAGCGcgaaatcttcttcatgtcgCCGACGACGGCCGTCGCCGACTCGGTGGAATCCTTCCACAACATGATCGACCTCATTGCGCACGTTGCCGACTGCTACCCTGAGGAGACACGGACATTCCCGGACGATTTGAAGGCCATTGTCTCACAGAATCACGAAACCCTTCACCACGAGCTGAGAGACAAGGTCGTCGGCAGTCTGGTGCTGTTGAGACGCAAAGAAGTCATCGATTCCACCAGCCTTCTGACCACGCTGTTCCCGATTCTCGTTTCCTCGCGAAGCAAGTCCATGCGAGAGATGCTCTTCCAGAAAATTCTTAGCGACATGCGTAACTCGAATTCCAAGTCCACAAATCACCCGCTGAACCGAACCATTCAGGCCGTGCTTTACAACCTCGTCACAGCAGATCGCTCTTCGCCAAGGGCCATCTGGGCTATTAAGCTGACGCGCGAGCTGTGGAAGCGACAGGTCTGGACAGATGCGAAACCGGTCGATGTCATGAAAGAGGCATGTTTGGCCGATAACGAGAAAGTTGTCATCGGATCTGTACGATTTTTCTTGGGAGGCGACAAGGAGCGTGAAGAGCTCGAGGACGAAAGCAGTGATGAGGAGATTGATCTGGCCAAGGTGAAGCACCAAATTACCATCAACAAGAAATCAAGAAAACAGAAGCAGGCGTACAAAAATGCGGTCGACAAAGTCAAGagacaggagaagaaaaagtcaaagccTCACCCTCTCAACTTCTCGGCTCTGCACTTGCTTCATGATCCTCAGGACTTTGCTGAGCAACTATTCACAAAACACCTCCAGAGCACAAAGAACAAGCTCTCACTGGATACAAAGCTGCTTGTTCTGCAGTTGATCACCAGATTAGTCGGTCTACACAAGCTTACCATTGTGCCGCTATACTCTTGGTTCATCAAATACCTTACACCCAAGCAACAATCCGTCACATCAATCCTCGCCTCTCTAGCACAAGGTGTGCACAACCTGGTCCCCCCTGATGCTCTTGAGCCCCTTATCCAAAAGATTGCGAACGAGTTCGTCTCTGAAGCGTCAGCCTCCGAAGTCGCTGCAGTAGGTCTGAATGCCATTCGTGAGATATGCTCTCGACAGTCTCTAGCCATGACGGAGACACTGCTGCAAGATTTGGTCCAATACCGcaagagcaaagacaagGGCGTCATGATGGCTGCCAAGGGTCTTTTGTCACTATACCGAGAAGTCGGCGCAGACATgctcaagaagagagacCGAGGCAAAGACGCTACCATGGGCATCAGCTCCGGCTTGATGAAGCAGCGCAAGTTcggagaggaggaagtcGGCGGTATCGAGGGTCTTGATCTCCTTGCCAAGTGGAAAGAGGAGCAGAGGAAGCGAAAGCGTGCTGAAAAGGGCCTGCCAGAGGATGGAAGCGACGTCTCCGGCGATGAGAAGGAtaaggatgaagatggcttcaactCTGACGAGTGGGAGGTTGGTTCAGAAGATAGCAGCGACGAGGGCGAATGGATCAACGTGGAGCATTCTTCAGACGAAGACGAGCCAGCCCccaagaagcgaaagggagaagaagaagacgaggaagaagacaatgaagAAGACTCAGCCGCCGAGCTCGAACGCATGACCAAGCTCGCCACAACCACAATCCTCACCCCCGCCGACCTCGCCAAGCTCCAGGAACTCCGCGCCGCAGCCTCCGTCCAAAAAGCCATGGGCTCCAAATTCCGCAGCaagcgccagcagcagaaccCCGATGGCCCCACCCACGCCGACGACGGCCTCACTGCCGAGAACATCGAGGCGCCCATCCGCCTCCGCAAGCTGACTAAGGAGGAAAAGGTCGCCCTCGCCAAGGAAGGTAAACCGGACCGCGAGGAGCACAAGAGCACGCAGGCCATCCGCaagtccaagaaggacgCCGCGGGAAAGAGCACGAGCAACAGGGAGAAGCAGCGTAAGAAGAACTTCTTGATGACGCtcggcaaggccaagagcaagcagaagaggagcttgGTGGAGACGAGGAAGGTCTTGAAGGGGCACGTGGAGAGGAGTACGAGGGGaggaaggaggaggaacGGTACATAG
- a CDS encoding sodium/calcium exchanger protein domain-containing protein produces MDTFNHFRIKRQAHNISRRSNEAWNPFRHVSWRPQRAETWNGSRLEAQHDQEDLTFAVTSPYPTSGNTHDNSASSHNDEQHAGKQLSGEGEAQIGGNSENENYDIPLIDRNQLRNRKRGSDDIINGAPWLDKTASIPPVAEQEINIKPKKEGFFRHVEPQEPFTVANQLQRIFFESWLNIFLPLIPVGIALHIIKGNSIETFIVNFFATFPLQNMAAQGLDEIQLRLGKIYGNLLYITTFNFFQLISSILLLVNKEIVILQTTLIGGILANILLILGLSFIAGGLRRPEQFYNITTAHVSSNLLSLSATSLLIPTASKLLGQTSDGNLAKQSRGASVLLIFVYILFLVYQFKTHNSVFSEKSQKVPAVSWGKPPPNLKAALVLPAAVIPAALAVQDILQPDMKAKDIDEDEDDAPLLYFPLAISLFLASNVGLFFLVDYVVNSINGLATTAQLSRTFIGLVLLPIPNCDPYAIYLAIQDEVDHVITCTIGKCIQTALCITPFITLLAWWLDIQGVTLVFDGFEIVSLFAAILLLNFVVSPGKDHWIQGALLLADWGLIAIAAYFVDLGPYGRT; encoded by the exons ATGGATACGT TCAATCACTTTCGCATCAAGCGCCAGGCGCATAACATCAGTCGACGGAGCAACGAAGCATGGAATCCGTTCCGACATGTGTCCTGGAGGCCACAGAGAGCAGAGACTTGGAACGGAAGTCGTCTTGAGGCGCAAcatgaccaagaagaccTCACCTTCGCCGTAACCAGTCCGTATCCCACTTCCGGCAATACTCATGACAATTCTGCGAGTAGCCATAACGACGAACAACATGCTGGGAAGCAGTTGAGTGGAGAAGGCGAGGCACAAATCGGAGGTAATAGTGAAAACGAAAACTATGACATCCCCCTCATCGACAGAAACCAGCTTCGAAACCGGAAACGCGGATCTGACGATATCATTAACGGGGCACCGTGGTTGGACAAAACAGCGAGCATACCTCCAGTCGCCGAGCAGGAGATAAATATAAAGCCTAAAAAAGAGGGCTTCTTCCGACATGTCGAGCCTCAAGAGCCCTTCACCGTCGCTAACCAGTTGCAGCGAATATTTTTTGAGAGCTGGCTAAACATCTTTCTCCCTCTGATTCCTGTTGGAATTGCCCTTCATATCATCAAGGGAAACTCTATCGAGACCTTTATCGTCAATTTCTTTGCGACATTTCCCCTTCAAAACATGGCGGCTCAGGGTCTTGATGAGATACAGTTGCGACTGGGGAAGATATACGGGAATTTGTTATATATTACTACTTT CAACTTTTTCCAACTCATATCCTCCATCTTGCTACTCGTTAACAAAGAGATTGTCATCCTCCAGACCACGCTTATCGGCGGTATTCTCGCCAacattctcctcatcctcggcctTAGCTTCATAGCAGGAGGGCTCCGCCGCCCAGAGCAGTTTTACAACATCACGACCGCTCACGTCTCATCAAACCTCTTATCCCTATCTGCAACAAGTCTTTTGATACCAACCGCATCCAAACTGCTCGGCCAGACTTCAGACGGAAATCTAGCAAAGCAGTCCCGGGGGGCATCTGTCCTCTTGATATTCGTCTATATTCTCTTCCTAGTATATCAGTTTAAAACGCATAATAGTGTCTTCTCTGAGAAATCTCAGAAGGTACCGGCAGTTTCGTGGGGAAAGCCGCCTCCAAATTTGAAAGCCGCCTTAGTACTCCCGGCCGCTGTTATCCCGGCTGCTCTGGCCGTACAGGACATTCTACAACCAGACATGAAAGCCAAGGAtatcgatgaagatgaggatgatgcaCCTCTGTTATATTTTCCACTGGcgatctctctcttcctcgcttCCAATGTTGGACTGTTCTTTCTCGTCGATTACGTCGTTAACAGCATTAATGGTCTTGCGACGACCGCTCAGCTCTCCAGGACATTTATTGGCTTGGTCTTGCTTCCAATCCCAAACTGCGATCCCTATGCCATCTACTTGGCTATTCAAGACGAAGTTGATCACGTTATTACATGCACGATTGGCAAATGCATACAGACAGCCCTGTGCATCACGCCTTTTATCACCTTGCTGGCTTGGTGGCTTGACATTCAGGGTGTCACTCTTGTATTTGACGGATTTGAGATTGTGAGCTTGTTTGCAGCCATATTGCTGCTGAATTTTGTTGTCTCGCCAGGAAAAGACCACTG GATTCAGGGAGCTCTCTTGTTGGCAGACTGGGGTTTGATAGCTATCGCCGCATACTTTGTAGATTTGGGGCCATATGGTCGTACGTGA